In a genomic window of Sphingomonas lutea:
- the gmk gene encoding guanylate kinase, whose amino-acid sequence MDAPTEPPPRQRRGLLIVLSSPSGAGKTTISRRLLEADPDIAMSVSATTRPKRPGEVEGRDYIFVDDAAFQRMIDGSEFVEWAPVFGYRYGTPKGAVKQALRDGRDILFDIDWQGTQQLKAAMGEDLVSIFLLPPSMEELERRLRARGTDSDSVISDRMTRAAAEISHWPEYEYVLVNHDVETCLQQVRAIVAAERLKKDRQTNLVASVRALTGQ is encoded by the coding sequence ATGGACGCCCCAACCGAGCCGCCGCCCCGCCAGCGCAGAGGGTTGCTGATCGTCCTTTCCTCCCCCTCGGGTGCCGGCAAGACGACGATCTCGCGCCGCCTGCTCGAAGCCGACCCGGACATTGCCATGTCGGTTTCGGCCACCACGCGCCCCAAGCGGCCGGGTGAGGTCGAGGGCCGCGACTATATCTTCGTCGACGATGCTGCGTTTCAGCGGATGATCGACGGCAGTGAGTTCGTCGAATGGGCGCCGGTCTTCGGCTATCGCTACGGCACGCCTAAAGGCGCGGTGAAGCAAGCGCTGCGCGACGGACGCGACATCCTGTTCGACATCGACTGGCAAGGCACGCAGCAGCTCAAGGCGGCAATGGGGGAGGATCTCGTCTCGATCTTCCTCCTGCCCCCGTCGATGGAGGAGCTGGAGCGCCGCCTGCGCGCGCGCGGCACCGATTCGGACAGCGTCATTTCCGACCGAATGACCCGCGCCGCGGCCGAGATCAGTCACTGGCCCGAATATGAATATGTCCTCGTCAATCATGACGTGGAAACCTGCCTTCAGCAGGTGCGCGCGATCGTCGCCGCCGAACGGCTGAAAAAGGATCGCCAGACCAACCTCGTCGCCTCGGTGCGCGCGCTCACCGGCCAGTAA